The Pseudomonas sp. DG56-2 genome contains a region encoding:
- the galU gene encoding UTP--glucose-1-phosphate uridylyltransferase GalU produces MIKKCLFPAAGYGTRFLPATKAMPKEMLPVVNKPLIQYGVEEALEAGLTEISIVTGRGKRALEDHFDISYELENQIKGTDKEKYLVGIRRLLDECSFSYTRQTEMKGLGHAILTGRPLIGDEPFAVVLADDLCVNLEGDGVLQQMVKLYNQFRCSIVAIQEVDPQETNKYGVISGEMIRDDIYRVNSMVEKPAPEDAPSNLAIIGRYILTPDIFKLIEETEPGKGGEIQITDALMKQAQNGCVIAYKFKGKRFDCGGAEGYIDATNFCFENFYKTGKAY; encoded by the coding sequence ATGATCAAGAAATGCTTGTTCCCGGCAGCCGGTTACGGCACTCGCTTCCTGCCTGCTACCAAAGCCATGCCCAAGGAAATGCTGCCGGTGGTAAACAAGCCACTGATCCAGTACGGCGTTGAAGAAGCGCTAGAAGCGGGTCTGACCGAGATCTCCATCGTTACAGGTCGTGGCAAGCGGGCGCTGGAAGACCACTTCGACATCAGTTACGAGCTGGAAAACCAGATCAAAGGCACCGACAAGGAAAAATACCTGGTCGGCATCCGTCGTCTGCTCGACGAGTGTTCGTTCTCCTACACCCGTCAGACCGAAATGAAAGGCTTGGGCCACGCAATCCTGACCGGCCGCCCTCTGATCGGCGACGAGCCCTTCGCCGTCGTGCTGGCGGACGACCTGTGCGTCAACCTTGAAGGTGATGGCGTGCTGCAACAGATGGTCAAGCTGTACAACCAATTCCGTTGCTCGATCGTCGCCATTCAGGAAGTCGATCCTCAAGAGACCAACAAGTACGGTGTGATCTCTGGTGAAATGATCCGTGACGACATTTACCGGGTGAACAGCATGGTCGAGAAGCCTGCGCCGGAAGATGCGCCATCGAACTTGGCAATCATCGGTCGCTACATCCTGACCCCGGACATCTTCAAGCTGATCGAAGAAACCGAGCCAGGCAAAGGCGGTGAGATCCAGATCACCGACGCCTTGATGAAGCAGGCGCAGAACGGCTGCGTCATTGCCTACAAATTTAAAGGCAAGCGTTTTGACTGTGGCGGCGCCGAAGGCTACATCGATGCCACCAACTTCTGCTTCGAAAACTTCTACAAGACCGGTAAGGCCTACTAA
- a CDS encoding c-type cytochrome gives MKPLMFCALALAVGSAHAAPFAMDDQSQIKVPAASAAPGFTPPAESELPDNAFGTMVRQGHALFVDTKRLLPDKVGNGLNCSNCHLDQGRLGNSAPLWGAYPMYPAYRKKNDKVNTFAERIQGCFQFSMNGTPPAADSAEMTALSVYAYWLASKAPIAVETPGRGYPEVAQPAQGYDFKRGEQVYQQQCAICHGPDGQGQKVASDYVMPPLWGKDSYNWGAGMHRINTAASFIKYNMPLGKPGSLSDQQAWDVAAYINRHERPQDPRLVDGSIEKTRVKYHANDGVNLYGQKVEGVLIGKGVL, from the coding sequence ATGAAGCCGTTGATGTTTTGCGCCCTGGCGCTGGCAGTGGGCAGCGCTCACGCCGCACCGTTTGCCATGGACGACCAGTCGCAGATCAAGGTGCCTGCGGCGAGTGCTGCCCCAGGCTTTACCCCGCCTGCCGAAAGCGAACTGCCAGACAACGCGTTCGGCACCATGGTCCGCCAAGGGCATGCCCTGTTCGTCGATACCAAGCGGCTGCTGCCGGATAAAGTTGGCAACGGCCTCAACTGCAGCAACTGTCACCTCGATCAAGGCCGTCTTGGTAATTCGGCCCCGCTCTGGGGCGCGTACCCGATGTACCCGGCTTATCGCAAGAAAAACGACAAGGTCAACACCTTCGCCGAACGCATTCAGGGCTGCTTCCAGTTCAGCATGAACGGCACGCCACCTGCAGCTGACAGCGCGGAAATGACAGCGTTGTCGGTGTATGCCTACTGGTTGGCGAGCAAAGCGCCGATTGCGGTGGAAACCCCGGGGCGCGGCTATCCAGAGGTGGCGCAGCCGGCGCAGGGGTATGACTTCAAGCGCGGAGAGCAGGTCTATCAACAGCAGTGTGCTATTTGTCATGGCCCTGACGGCCAGGGGCAAAAGGTTGCCTCGGACTACGTGATGCCACCACTTTGGGGAAAAGATTCCTACAATTGGGGCGCAGGCATGCATAGGATCAATACTGCGGCCTCGTTTATCAAGTACAACATGCCCCTGGGCAAGCCCGGCAGCCTGAGTGACCAGCAGGCCTGGGATGTTGCAGCCTATATCAACCGCCACGAACGCCCTCAGGATCCACGTCTGGTGGACGGCTCGATCGAGAAAACCCGCGTCAAGTATCACGCCAACGACGGGGTCAATCTCTACGGGCAAAAGGTTGAAGGGGTGCTGATCGGTAAGGGCGTCCTCTAG